The DNA sequence ACATCGCCGAGGCCGGCGACAACGCCGCCGTACTGCTGCGCGGGGTCAAGCGCGACCAGGTGCAGCGGGGCCAGGTGGTGGCGGTGCCCGGCAGCGTCACCGGGCACCAACGGTTCCGGGCCCGGCTGTACGTCCTGACCACCGCTGAGGGCGGCCGGCACACGCCGTTCTTCGCGAACTACCGGCCGCAGTTCTACTTCCGTACCACGGACGTTGTCGGGTCGGTGCGGCTCGCCGACGGCGAGATGGCCATGCCGGGCGACACCGTCGAGGTGACGGTGGAGCTGGGCAAGCCGGTCGCGATGGACGTCGGGCTCGGCTTCGCGGTCCGTGAGGGCGGCCGTACGGTGGCCGCCGGCACGGTGGCCGAACTGCTCGACTGAGACCCGGGTACGGCCCTTCGGTCCGACCGAAGGGCCGTACCCACAGTGGATGGCCGCCGACGGCTTTCTGCTCACAGCAGATCTCCTGTCAGCAGAAAGGGCCGCGGTTCGGTCCGTCACCGGTCGATGCTGGTAGCCATCATCACCGTGATCGAGAGGGCGTCACTGATGCGGCACACCAGTCCCGCGATGGCTGCGGACGGCGCGACCACCGGCTTCGGCGACCAGGTCTTCCAACAGCTACTCAAGGAGCGGGTGATCTTTCTCGGCACCCAGGTGGACGACACCTCGGCCAACACGATCTGCGCGCAGATGCTGCTGTTGGCGGCCGAGGACAGCGAGCGCGACATATTCCTTTACATCAATTCGCCGGGCGGTGTGATCAGCGCCGGCATGGCCGTCTACGACACGATGCACTACATCGGAAACGACGTGGCGACCGTCGGCCTCGGTCTCGCCGGGTCGATGGGCCAGTTCCTGCTCTGCGCCGGTGCGCCCGGCAAGCGGTACGCCCTGCCGCACACCCGGATCATGATGCACCAGCTGTCCGGCGGGATGGGCGGCACCGCCGCCGACATCGCCATCCAGGCCGAGAACATGCTGCACATCAAGCGGACGACGATCGAGCGGATCGCGTTCCATACCGGACGCACTCGCGAGGAGATCGAGCGGGACTCCGACCGGGACCGGTGGTTCACCGCCGAGCAGGCCCGCGAGTACGGCATCATCGACCAGGTGATCGCCACCACGGCACAGCTGTCCACCGGTGGCGTCCCCAGCTGACCGGGCGAGCCTGGACGGAGACTTTCGATGCTGCTGCGACAGGTCATCGGGCGGGTGCTGCGTCGGCTCCGGCAGGACCAGGGCCGCACCCTGCAGGACGTCGCCCGAGCCGCTGGCCTGTCAACGGCGTACCTGTCGGAGCTGGAGCGGGGACGCAAGGAACCGTCGTCGGAGATGTTGGCGTCGATCTGCCGGGCGCTCGGCGTCGCGCTGGATGAGCTGTTGGCGCAGGCGATGCAGGAGTTGACCCGCAGCCGTCCGATGGCCACCGTCCGCTGGCGACGATCCGTCCGGCCCTCGGGCGGCCCTGCGGCGGCCGCCCGAGGGCGACGGGGACGGGCGGGCCCGTCCGCCGGCCGGCCCGGCGAGCGGCGGGCCGGCCGACTGATGGCCGGCCCGCCGCTCGCGGCGCAGCAGCGGGCCAGCCACCAGCACATGTTCAGGAGCAGGCCACCCCGTTGACGGTGATCAGCTCTGGTGCCGGGTTGGCCCCGCCGGCGGTGGTGGCGTTCAGCCCGAACATTGCCGTCTCGCCGGGCTCCAGCTGGCCGTTGTAGGTCTCGTTGCGGGCCGTCACCGTCGCCCCGCTCTGACTGACCTCGGCCATCCACGCCTCCCGGAGCCGCTGGTCACCGGTGAACGCGAAGCGGACCGTCCAGCCGTCGACCGTGGCGTCCCCGGTGTTGGTGATGTCGACCTGGGCGGTGAAGCCTCCGCCGCCGGCCCACTCGCCGTAGTTGACGTACTCGGCCCGGCAGCTCAACGGCGCCGGTGCCGGCACCGCGTCGCCCTGGTCGGCCAGGAAGGAGGCGATCCAGCTCAACGCCGAGTTCCAGTTGATCGCCACCTCGTTGGTCGCGTACGACTCGATGTCGTCGACGTAGCAGAACATCGGCGCGCAGCCTTCCAGCAGGTCCCGGACGAACGGGTCGTCCAGGCCGGCGTTGGCGCCGCCGGCGATCGACCCGGCCGGCGGGATCGGCAGGTCCGGGTCGAGTTGGTTGCCGAAGATGCGGCTGTGCTGGTTGCGCGGGTACACCGAACCCCAGCCGGTGACGTAGGAGTGGTTCAGCGCGTTGCGGCCGAAGATGTAGTCCATCGCCTGCACGGCACCGTCGCGGTACCCGCTGTCCCCGGTCATGTCGTAGGCCGTGGCGAGCACCACCGCGTTGTTGATGATGTTGCTGTTGGCACCCCAGAAGTAGGCGCCCCGGTTGC is a window from the Solwaraspora sp. WMMD792 genome containing:
- a CDS encoding ATP-dependent Clp protease proteolytic subunit, which produces MRHTSPAMAADGATTGFGDQVFQQLLKERVIFLGTQVDDTSANTICAQMLLLAAEDSERDIFLYINSPGGVISAGMAVYDTMHYIGNDVATVGLGLAGSMGQFLLCAGAPGKRYALPHTRIMMHQLSGGMGGTAADIAIQAENMLHIKRTTIERIAFHTGRTREEIERDSDRDRWFTAEQAREYGIIDQVIATTAQLSTGGVPS